Below is a genomic region from Nocardioides panacis.
AGCACGCTGCAGACCAGCCCCGGCACCACGAAGGCGGTGTAGCCGTAGAGGAAGGCCGCCACGGCCAGGCCGCCGATGCCCAGGAACGGGCCGGACTTCTCGAGGTCCTGCGTCACGCCTGCGACGGGGTCAGTCCTCGGCCGCGGCGTCGTCGTTCCACTTCGGGTCGGTGTCCCAGTCCTCGTTGCGCTCCTCGACCTTGTCGAGCGCGTGGGACGCCTCGGCCGCGGTGGCGTAGGGACCGAGGCGGTCCTGGTTGCGGCAGCCGTCGCGACCCTCGACCTTGTGGTGGGTGAGGCAGAACCAGAACTGCTCGTCGTCGCTCATCTGCTCGCTCCTCGCTGCTCGCCTGACGTCCGGGGCACGATCAGGTCGCCGGTGCCCGCTGCTGTGGAAACTACACTCGCCGCGTGAGTGCCGTCGCCCCTGCCGTGGTGTCCCCCCGTCGCGCCGTCCCCGCGAGCATCCCGCGCCCGGAGTACGTCGACCGGCCGGCCCCGGCGCCGTACGACGGGCCGGAGGTGAAGGACGCCGGCACCATCGAGCGGATGCGGCACGCCGGCCGGGTCGCCGCGCAGGCGCTGCAGCTGGTCGGCAGCCACGTCGCGCCGGGGATCACCACCGACGAGCTCGACCGGATCGGCCACGAGTTCCTGGTCGGCCAGGGCGCCTACCCCTCGACGCTCGGCTACCGCGGCTTCCCCAAGTCGCTGTGCACCAGCGTCAACGAGGTGGTCTGCCACGGCATCCCGGACAGCCGGGTCGTCGAGGACGGCGACATCGTCAACATCGACATCACGGCGTACGTCGACGGGGTGCACGGCGACACCAACGCGACGTTCCTCTCCGGCGACGTCGACGAGGAGTCCCGGCTGCTCGTGGAGCGCACCGAGGAGTCGCTGCGCCGGGCGATCAAGGCGGTCCGCCCGGGCCGGTACGTCAACGTCCTGGGCCGGGTCATCGAGTCCTACGCGAAGCGGTTCGGCTACGGCGTCGTCCGCGACTTCACCGGGCACGGCATCGGCACCGCGTTCCACTCCGGGCTGATCGTGCCGCACTACGACGCGGCGCCGATGTACGACATCCTCATCGAGCCGGGCATGACGTTCACCATCGAGCCGATGATCAACCTCGGCACCCACGAGTGGGAGATGTGGGACGACGGCTGGACCGTGGTGACCCGGGACGGCTCGCGCTCCGCGCAGTTCGAGCACACCCTGCTCGTCACCGACGACGGCGCCGAGATCCTCACGCTGCCGTGAGGGCGCCGGCCTCAGACGAGGTCGTCGAGGCGGCCGGACCGCTCCGCGATCCGCCGCTCGACCCGCAGCACGCCGGCCTCGTGCTCCACGTCCCCGGACATCACCGCGGCCAGCCGCATGTGCGGCAGCGCGTCGGCGAACTTCGACTGGCGCTCCAGCACCCGTCCCAGGGCGTAGCGCGCCCACAGGTCGGTCGGGCACTCCTCGACCAGCACCGTCAGCTCGTCCTCGGCGCGGCGCAGCTGGGCGCTCTGGAAGTACGCCCAGGCCCGCAGCGTGCGCAGGCCGGTCGACTCGGGCTCGGCGTCGATGGCCGGGTCGAGCAGGGCGATCGCGCCCCGCGGGTCGCGGTCCTCGAGCAGCCGCCACGCCAGGTGGTAGGCGTCGGCGGGGTGGGCCGTGAAGGCCGGTGGGCTGAAGTTCATGGTCACGTCTCCAATCACCTGGACGAACGCATGGTCCCTCCCCCAGATTCCCGCGCCTCCCCCGGCCCACGGCGGCGGCTCGCCGTACGACGGTGGCGGACCGCCGTACCCGGGCAAAGAAGTCGGCGTTCGCCCGCGCGGCGCGGCGCCCGGCCCCTAGGGTCAGCCTCCTGTCCACGCACCACCCGGGGGATCCACGCATGCTCGTCCGACGGCACTACGCCGTACCTGTCCTGGTCCTGGCCCTCCTCGTCGCCGCGAGCGTGCTGCTCGGCCTCGGCGCCGCGCCGGCCGGCGCGGTCACCGACCGGGACTGCGGCGACTTTGCCACCCAGGCGGCCGCCCAGACCTTCTTCCTCGCGCACAGCCCGGGCAGCGACCCGCACCGCCTCGACGCCGACGGGGACGGCATCGCCTGCGACTCCAACCCGTGCCCGTGCTCGACCCGCCGGACGTCCCCCGCGGGAGCGGCCGCGGCGGCGGTCCGCGCGACCGTCGTGCAGCACGCCCGGGTGGCGAGCGTCGCGGACGGGGACACGGTCGACGTCCACCTCGTCGGCGGTGCCTACCGCCGGGTCCGGCTGGTCGGCATCGACACCCCCGAGGTCTACGGCGGCGTCCAGTGCGGCGGCCCGGAGGCGTCCGCGGCGATGAAGCGGATGCTGCCGGTGAGCACCCGCGTGCGGCTGGTCTCGGACCCTACCCAGGCGAGCGTCGACCGCTACGGCCGGCTGCTCCGCTACGTCAGCCGGGTCTCCGACGGCCGGCAGGTGAACCGCGCACAGGTGTACCTCGGCAACGCCCGGGTCTACGTGTACGGCGGGGTGCCGTTCCAGCGCACCCACGAGTTCCGGGTCGCCCAGGCCGCCGCGAAGGCCGCGCCGCGAGGTCTCTGGCGCACCTGCCGCTGAGCCGGAGGCAAGGGCGAGGGATGAGCCGGCCTGTAGGCCGGGTTCTGTCTCCGCGCGCCTCGCGGCGCCACGGTCGGCGACCATCCATCTAGGGCTGCCGTTGCCGACAGCCTCGTGCGGTCTACCCGTGAGCTCGGGCGGGCCGCCCTCGAACGCTCACGCGGGAAGCGAGCTTCCCTTCTTGACCTTGCTCCAGGTGGGGTTTACCGAGCCGCTCCGGTCGCCCGGAGCGCTGGTGGTCTCTTACACCACCGTTTCACCCTTACCACCGTGCAGGCACGGTGGCGGTCTGTTCTCTGTGGCACTGTCCCGCGGGTCACCCCGGGTGGGAGTTACCCACCACCTTGCCCTGTGGAGCCCGGACCTTCCTCGACGAGTCTCCTCGCCGCGGCCGCCCGGCCGGCTCATCCGAGAGCAGTCTAGGGGGCGCGGGGAGTGGTGCCGACACGCTCGACCCGCCGGAGGTCCGGCTCGACCTGTACCCAGGCCCGGGTCGAGGTTCACTTGGGCCCGGGTCGAGGTTCACTTGGGCCCGGGTCGAGGTTCACTTGGGCCCGGGTCGGGGTGTGCTCAGAGCTCGAAGCGGACGGTCCTGCTGGCGATGTCGGCCTGGACCAGGCGGACCTCGACGTCGGTGCCCAGCGGCAGCGCGGCGGCCGAGGTCACGTGCGCCTCGATCGCGGGCTGCTGCACCACCACGTCGCCCCGCTTCGGGTCCTCGTCGTCGACCTGCACCACGACCCCCGGGAAGGTCTGCCCGACGTTGGGGTGCAGGACGGCGGCCTCCACCAGGTCGAGCACCGCGCGCTCGTACTGGTGTGCCCGGCGGCCCGAGTCCTGCAACGTCCGGGGCAGCGCCTCGAGCCGCTCGAGCACCCACGGGGGGCACCTCGGTCCCGGCGCACAGCGCGAGGCAGACCTCGCCGGCGTACCGGTCGCCGAGCCGGCGCAGCGGGGCGGTCACGTGGGCGTACTCCGAGGCGAGCGCGGAGTGCTCGGGCTGCTCGGGGGTCTCGCCGTTGAAGGCCACGTATCCGGACCCGCGCAGCAGCCGGGTGCTGGCCACGATCATCGCGGCGTGGCTGGGCTCCTCGGGGTGCAGGGAGCGGATGAAGTCGGGGTAGAGCAGCTCGGCGGGCCACTCGATGTGCAGCGCCTTGGCGGTGCGGTGCATCCGCTGCAGGTCGCGCGGGTCCGGCGGCGGCAGCGTGCGCAGCAGGCCGACCCGGGCGTAGACCATCAGGGACGCGGCGGCCATCCCGGTGAGCAGGGAGATCTGCGCGTTCCACTCCTCGACCGGGAGCATCCGTCGGAAGGTCAGCGACCACCGCTCGCCGTCGATGTCGATCTCCTGCTCGGGCAGCGGCAGGGACACCCCACCGCGCGCGGCCTCCCGCTTCCGGCGCAGCTCGCCGACCTCGCCCAGCAGCACGAACAGCTCGTCGGCGGTCCCGGCGTCGAGGTCCTTCTGGATGCCGGCGTAGTCGAGCTTGGCCCGGCTGCGGACCACCGCGCGGACCACGTCGACGTCGGTGCCCTCGCCGTCGGCGTCCACCTTGATCGTCCAGAGCAGCGCCGGGCGGTCCTGGTCGGGCAGCAGCGAGGCAGCGGCCTCGGACAGCACCTTGGGGTGCAGCGGGATCTTGGAGTCGGCGGCGTAGAACGTCTCGCCCCGCCGGTTGGCCTCCTCGTCGACCGGGTCGCCCGGGGTCACGAAGGCCGCGACGTCGGCGATCGCGTAGTGCACGACGTACCCGGTCCCGTCACGCTCGATGTGCAGCGCCTGGTCGAGGTCCATCGACGTCTCGGGGTCGATCGTCACGAACGGGATGTCGGTGCGGTCCAGGTCGGGCAGCCGCGGGGAGCTGGCCGCCGCCTGCGCCGCCTGCTCGACCTCGGCCGGGAACTCCGGGTGCACCCCGAGGTCCTGCTGGATGGCGGTGATCCCGGCGCGCAGCGTGTCGCCGTCTGCGTGCAGGACCCTCACGACTCGTCTCGGCACAGCTGGTCACCCCTCGCACGTGTAGGTGCCGGCCAGCATAAGGTGACGCGGTGCTGATCCTGCTGCCCCCGTCGGAGGGGAAGACCTCCCCGCGCCGCGGCAAGCCCCTCGACCTGGCCTCACTGTCGTTCCCCGAGCTGGAGCAGCACCGCGCGGAGGTCCTCGACGCCCTCGTCGCCCTGTGTACGACGGACGTGCCGGCCGACGCGGCCCGGGTGCTCGGGCTCGGCACCACCCAGACCGCCGACGTCGCGGCGAACGCGCGGCTGCCGACGGCCCCGACGGCGCGCGCGGACACGGTCTACAGCGGCGTGCTCTACGAGGCGCTCGGGCTCGGCTCGCTGACCGGTGCGGCGCGCCGGCGGGCCACGTCCTGGCTCGCGGTGACCTCCGGCCTGTTCGGGCTGCTCCGCCCGGCGGACCGGGTCCCGGCCTACCGGCTCTCCGGCGACGTGTCGCTGCCCGGTACTGGCACCGTGTCGACGTACTGGAGCCGGCGGCTCGACGAGAGCGTGCGCGCGGTCGCCGGTCGTGGCCTGGTGGTGGACCTGCGCTCCTCGACGTACGCGTCGTTCTGGCGGCCGGCGCCCGACCTGGCCCGCAAGGTCGTGACGCTGCGCGTGCTGCACGAGGTCGATGGCACCCGCAAGGCGGTCTCGCACTTCAACAAGGCGACCAAGGGCCGCCTCGTGCGCGCGCTGCTGGAGGACGGCACCGCCCCCGCCACCCCGGCCCGGTTCGCCGCGCACCTGCGCGCGCTCGGCTGGACCGTCGAGGAGGGCCCGGCCGGACGGCACGGCACCCAGCTCGACGTGGTCGTCAGCGACCTGTGAACGCGGCGTCCGTCGGGCGCGCGTTGAACATCCGCAGCGCGGCGTTGCCGTCGGCGAAGTAGGACAGCACCGTCACCGACGCCGGAGCCATCTCCATCCGGTAGACCGACTCCAGCGGGGCGCCCAGCGCGTGCGCGACGAGCACCTTGATCGGCGTGACGTGGCTGACCGCGAGGACCGTGCGGCCGCCGTACTCGGCGAGCAGCCGCTCGAGCCCGGCGAGCACCCGCTTCTCCACGACCCGGAACGACTCGCCCCCGCCGGGCGCGTGGTCGAGCGAGCCCAGCCAGGCGTCCAGGTCGTCGGGGTGCCGCTCGCGGATCTCCGCGAAGGTCATCCCGTCCCAGCTCCCGAACTCCATCTCCGCGAGCCCGGGCTCCACGACCAGCGGCTTGTCGAGCCGCTCGGCGAGGATCTCGGCGGACTCCCGTGTGCGGCGGACGGGCGAGGCCACGACCGTGTCGATCTCGCCGGCCAGCGGGGCGAGCCAGTCGCCGGTGGCCCGGACCTGCGCCCGGCCCTCCTCGACGAGGCCGGGGTCGCTGCCGCCGAGACCGCCGGAGAAGCGCTTGTCCAGGGTGTGCCCGGTGACGCCGTGCCGGACCAGCACCAGGGTGGTGGCGGCACCGCCGGGCGACCAGCCGCGCTGCTCGGTGGCCGACGCGGCCGGTGCCTGCGCCGGGGCCTGCGCCTCGACGGCGGTTTGCGCGGGCCGGCCGGACGCCTGCGCGTCGAGCGCCGCGTTGAGGATCCGGTCCGCGTGCTTGTTCTGCTCGCGCGGGATCCAGGTGTACGTCGTCCCGGCCGGCGCCAGCGCACGGGCCCGCTCGGCCAGCGCGCGCATGTCCTGGTGCTTGATCTTCCAGCGTCCCGACATCTGCTCGACGACCAGCTTGGAGTCCATCCGCACCTCGAGCCGCGCGCCGGGGGTGTGCTCCCGGTAGAGCTCGAGGCCGGCGACCAGGCCGGAGTACTCCGCGACGTTGTTGGTCGCGACCCCGAGGTACTCCGCCCGCTCGGCGATCACCTCACGGGTCTCCGCGTCGAGCAGCACGGCGCCGTACGCCGCCGCCCCGGGGTTGCCGCGCGAACCGCCGTCGGCCTCGATCAGGACGGAGCGGGACACCATCAGATGCCGGACTCCGCGGTGCGCACCAGGATCCGGTTGCACTCCTCGCAGCGGATCACCTCGTCGAGCGGCGCCTTGGCGATCACGCCCAGGTCGTGGGCGTTGAGCTGCAGGCTGCAGCCGGTGCACTGCCGGGCCCGCAGCACGGCGGCCCCGACGCCGCCCTTCTGGGCGCGCACCTTCTCGTAGAGCGCGAGCAGGTCGGCCGGCACGCCGGTCGCGGTGACCTTCCGCTCGGCGGTCACGGACTCGGCCTCCCGGGTGATCTCGGCGGCGGCGGCGTCCCGGCTGGTGACCAGCGCGGCCGACCGGGCGTCGATCTCCGCGAGCCGGTCGGCGATCCGGGACTGCTCGGCCTGCGCGGCCTCGAGCTGCTCCATCACGTCGAGCTCGGTGTCCTCGAGCTCGCTGATGCGGCGGGTCAGCGAGACCAGCTCCTGCTGCATGTGCGCGAGGTCCTTGGGGTTGGTGATCAGCCCCTGGTCCATGCGCTCCTGGTCGCGCTTGCGCCGGGTCTTGACCTGCTCCACGTCGGAGTCGGCTTTGCGCTGCTCGCGGGTCAGGTCCTCGACCTTGATGGTGGCGTCGCGACCGTGGTCGACGAGCTCGGCCCGCTCGGCGGCGAGGGTGGCGATCTCCTGCGTCTCCGGGAGGCTGCGCAGCCGGTGCCCCAGCAGGTCGATCCGGGCGTCGAGCTCCTGGACGTCCAGGAGCTTCAGCTGGGAGAAAGCGTCGGCCTTCAGGGTGTTCTCCTCGTATGGAAGTGGGGTGTGCGTCCAGATGGTCTCACCGGCGGGCCGGTCGATCCACCCGGAAGGTCCACGGGTCGGTGACGATGTCGCTGACCCGGGTCTCCACCGTATCCCCCAGCGCTGCCGTGGCCGCCAGCAGTTTGCGCTCGACGACCGGGAGCCAGGTCCACTCCGCGGCCCAGTGCGCCACGTCGACCAGTGCCGGACCGCCGTGCTCGAGGAACTCCCCGGCCCGGTGGTGCCGCAGGTCGGAGGTGAGGTAGACGTCCGCGTCGGTGCCGAGGACGGTGTCGAGCATGAAGTCCCCGGCCCCGCTGCCGACCACCACCGTCTCGACGGTCCGGTCCGGGTCCCCCGCCACGCGGACCCCGTGCGCGGTACCGGGCAGCGCGGCGTCCACCCGGGCCGCGAAGTCCCGCAGCGTGGTGGGTGCGGCCAGCCGGCCGATCCGTCCGTGGCCGCGCGTCGCGCGGCGCTCGTCGGCCGCGGCGCCGTCCTCCTCCACGACCACGCGGGGGTCCACGATCCCGACGGCCCGGGCCAGCGACTCGTTGACCCCGTCGGCGGGGACGTCGGCGTTGGTGTGCGCGGTGAACAGCGCGGTGCCGGACCGGATCAGCCCGTGCAGCACCCGGCCCTTGGGGGTGGTGGCGGCGACGCCGTGCACCGGCGTGAGCAGCAGCGGGTGGTGGCAGACGATCAGGTCGGCACCCCACTCGGCGGCCTCGGCCACCACGGTCGGGGCCGGGTCGACGGCGAGCAGCACCCGCGCGACCGGCTGGTCGGGGTCGCCGCAGACCAGGCCGACCGCGTCCCAGTCCGCGGCCCAGGCCGGGTCGTACCAGCCGTCCAGCAGCGCGGTCAGGTCCGACAGGCGCAGGGTCATGGCGGCGAGCCTAGAGGACCTGTGAGGGTCTTCTGGAGGGAGCGGTGGGCGCAGCAGGGATCGAACCTGCGACCACCTCGTTGTAAGCGAGGTGCTCTACCGCTGAGCTATACGCCCGAGACGCCGGGGACCGGCGAAGCGCGGGTCAGCCTACGCGAGCGCGCGGACCGGCCACAAAAACAAACAACGACCGCTGGCGTCTCGGGTCACCAGCGGTCGTTGCAAGCACTATTCAACTACCCCGGGCCAAGCGGTGTCAGATCTTCGCGGCGATTTCCTTGAAAACTTTACTTACTCCGGCACCAGGAGTTCACTCAGACCACTTCGGTGAGCACCCGTGCCTGCTCGTCGAGGTCGCGGGCGTCCCGCACCGCACTGTGCACCGCCCAGCGCAGCACCCCGTCCCGGTCGACGACGAACGTGGAGCGGTCCGCACAACCGCGCTCCTCGTCGAGGACGTCGTACGCCCGCGCGGTCGCGCCGTGCGGCCAGAAGTCCGAGAGCAGCGGGAAGGTCAGTCCGTCCCGCTCGGCGAACGCCCGCAGCGAGAACATCGGGTCGCAGGAGACCGCGAGCACCTGGACGGTGTCGGACTGGAAGGTCGCCAGGCGGTCCCGCACCCCGCCGAGCTCGCCGGTGCACACCGAGCTGAAGGCGTAGGGGTAGAACATCACCACCACGGCCTTGCGGCCCCGGAACGACGCCAGCGAGACCTGCTGCCCGTGCTGGTCGCGGAGCGTGAACCCGGGCGCCTCCTGGCTGACCTCCAGGGTCACGGCGCGTCCTGCGGGCCGCGCTCGACCAGGTCTCGCTTGAGCACCTTGCCGGTGGCGTTGCGCGGCAGCTCGTCGAGGAACACGATCTCCCGCGGCACCTTGTAGCGCGCGAGGTTCTGCTTCCACGAAGTCCTTGAGCTCGTCCTGCGAGACCTGCGACCCCTCGGTGCGTACGACGAACGCGCGCAGCCGCTTGCCGTAGTCCTCGTCGTCGACCCCGAAGGCCGCCGCCTCCACGACCTGGTCGTGGCGGGACAGGCAGTCCTCGACCTCCTGGGGGAAGACGTTCTCGCCGCCGGACACGATCATGTCGTCGTCGCGGCCCTCGACGATCAGCCGGCCGCCCTCGTCGAACCGCCCGACGTCACCGGTCGCCATCAGGCCGTCGACCAGGTCCTTGCTGCCGCCGCCGGTGTAGCCCTCGAACAGGATGCTGTTGCCGACGAAGATCCGGCCGGCCTCCCCCGCGGGGAGCTCGGCGCCGTCCTCGTCGAGGATCTTCACCACCGTCGCGAACGGCGGCCGGCCCGCCGTACCCGGCGCCTCGCGGAGGTCGTCGGGGCTGGCGACCGTCGCGTAGGCGACCTCGGTGGAGCCGTAGACGTTGAACAGGTGGTCGCCGAACTGGTCCATCCAGGTGGTGCCGAGGTCGCCGGGCAGCGCCGACCCGGACGCGGCGACCACCTTGACGTTCGACAGGTCGTAGCGGTCGAGCGTCTCCTGCGGCAGCTGCATGATCCGCTGCAGCATCACCGGGATCACCACGAGCGAGTCGCAGTCCTCCTCGACCAGGGTCTGCAGGCAGCCCTCGGGGTCGAACCTGCGGCGCAGCACGACGGTGGAGCCGAGCAGCATGGCGAGCGCGAAGTGCGCCCACCCCCAGGTGTGGAACAGCGGGGCGGCCACGTGCGAGCGCCAGCCGGACTTCAGCGGCAGCCGGGACAGCAGCGCCGCGGCGGCCTCGATGCCGGCCTCGCTGCGGGGCGCGCCCTTCGGGGTGCCGGTCGTGCCGGAGGTGAGGATGATGATCCGGCTCTGCCTCGCCGGAGCGGGGTGGTCGCCGGGCGCCCCCTGGGCGATCAGCGACTCCAGGGTGACCCGGTCACCGGTGCCGGCGTCGTCCACCCAGCCGAGCACCCGGTCCCGGGTGCCGGCCTCCTCGAGCATCGCGGTGAACTCCTCGTCGTGCACGACGACCCGGGGCGCCTCGCGCTCCAGCACGTCCACGAGCTGCGGACCGGCGAAGGCGGTGTTCAGGTAGAGGATGTCGGCGCCGAGCTTGGCGGCGGCGATGCTCGCGTCGACGAAGCCGCGGTGGTTGCGGCACATGATCGCGATCCCGTCGCCGGGCCGCACGCCCCGCGAGCGCAGGGCGTCCGCGAGCCGGTTGCTGCGGTCGTGCAGCTCACCGAACGTCAGCGCGCCGAGCTCGTCGACGACCGCGGTCCGGTCGGTCTCCAGGATCGCCATCGCGGCGAAGCCGCCGGCCGGGCCGGTCCCCCACCGCAGCAGGGTCGCGCCGACGCGGGCCAGCTTGAGCGGCGGGTGCAGCCGTACGACGCCTGCGGAGGTGAGCACCCGCAGCAGGGTGGGCGCCTGGCCGAGGAGGCCGAGCCCCTTGGTGACCTTGCTCAACGAGTCCTCCTGAGCCGGGACGGTGCAGGGCTCAGTGCGCGGCCTTGGGAGCCACCAGGCGGGTCGCGGACCAGTCCTGGCTCACCGGCGCGGTCGTGGTCGTGGACAGGCCGGCCACCGGGGCTGCCTCGGCGACGTCGGCGGGGTCCACCGTGCCGGGCCGGCCCACCTTGGGCGTCAGCAGCCAGATCTCGCCGCCGGCCACCAGGTCGGTCAGGGAGTCGACGAGTGCGTCGACGAGGTCGCCGTCGGCCTCGCGCCACCACAGCAGCACGCAGTCCACGACATTGCCGTAGTCACCGTCCACCATGTCGGCGTCGATGGTGTCCTCGATCGAGACGCGCAGGGCGTCGTCGACGTCCTCGTCCCAGCCGAGCTCCTGGACGACCATCCCGGTCTTCAGACCCAGCCGCTCGCCGGCGTTCTGGGTGGCGGTGCCTTCGGGGCCACCCGAGGTCGCGCTCACGTCACTCCTCCACATCTCGAATCTCGTCGTCCGGTCGCCACGGCGTCCGGTGCTGCACTGTTGCGCGTAGTTCATCGGAAGTCGACCCGGCGCGCAAGGCACCGAGACGGGTGCCAGGCTACTGCCATGCACGCCGACCGCTCGCCGAATCCGGTGACTGCGCCCCTGCCGCCCCCGGCACCGGCCGCCCAGCCGCCCCGGGTGGTCGCCGTCGCGGCCAGCGCCGGGCAC
It encodes:
- a CDS encoding tetratricopeptide repeat protein is translated as MNFSPPAFTAHPADAYHLAWRLLEDRDPRGAIALLDPAIDAEPESTGLRTLRAWAYFQSAQLRRAEDELTVLVEECPTDLWARYALGRVLERQSKFADALPHMRLAAVMSGDVEHEAGVLRVERRIAERSGRLDDLV
- a CDS encoding DUF3052 domain-containing protein, encoding MSATSGGPEGTATQNAGERLGLKTGMVVQELGWDEDVDDALRVSIEDTIDADMVDGDYGNVVDCVLLWWREADGDLVDALVDSLTDLVAGGEIWLLTPKVGRPGTVDPADVAEAAPVAGLSTTTTAPVSQDWSATRLVAPKAAH
- a CDS encoding YaaA family protein; amino-acid sequence: MLILLPPSEGKTSPRRGKPLDLASLSFPELEQHRAEVLDALVALCTTDVPADAARVLGLGTTQTADVAANARLPTAPTARADTVYSGVLYEALGLGSLTGAARRRATSWLAVTSGLFGLLRPADRVPAYRLSGDVSLPGTGTVSTYWSRRLDESVRAVAGRGLVVDLRSSTYASFWRPAPDLARKVVTLRVLHEVDGTRKAVSHFNKATKGRLVRALLEDGTAPATPARFAAHLRALGWTVEEGPAGRHGTQLDVVVSDL
- a CDS encoding thermonuclease family protein codes for the protein MLVRRHYAVPVLVLALLVAASVLLGLGAAPAGAVTDRDCGDFATQAAAQTFFLAHSPGSDPHRLDADGDGIACDSNPCPCSTRRTSPAGAAAAAVRATVVQHARVASVADGDTVDVHLVGGAYRRVRLVGIDTPEVYGGVQCGGPEASAAMKRMLPVSTRVRLVSDPTQASVDRYGRLLRYVSRVSDGRQVNRAQVYLGNARVYVYGGVPFQRTHEFRVAQAAAKAAPRGLWRTCR
- a CDS encoding AMP-binding protein, with the translated sequence MSKVTKGLGLLGQAPTLLRVLTSAGVVRLHPPLKLARVGATLLRWGTGPAGGFAAMAILETDRTAVVDELGALTFGELHDRSNRLADALRSRGVRPGDGIAIMCRNHRGFVDASIAAAKLGADILYLNTAFAGPQLVDVLEREAPRVVVHDEEFTAMLEEAGTRDRVLGWVDDAGTGDRVTLESLIAQGAPGDHPAPARQSRIIILTSGTTGTPKGAPRSEAGIEAAAALLSRLPLKSGWRSHVAAPLFHTWGWAHFALAMLLGSTVVLRRRFDPEGCLQTLVEEDCDSLVVIPVMLQRIMQLPQETLDRYDLSNVKVVAASGSALPGDLGTTWMDQFGDHLFNVYGSTEVAYATVASPDDLREAPGTAGRPPFATVVKILDEDGAELPAGEAGRIFVGNSILFEGYTGGGSKDLVDGLMATGDVGRFDEGGRLIVEGRDDDMIVSGGENVFPQEVEDCLSRHDQVVEAAAFGVDDEDYGKRLRAFVVRTEGSQVSQDELKDFVEAEPRALQGAAGDRVPRRAAAQRHRQGAQARPGRARPAGRAVTLEVSQEAPGFTLRDQHGQQVSLASFRGRKAVVVMFYPYAFSSVCTGELGGVRDRLATFQSDTVQVLAVSCDPMFSLRAFAERDGLTFPLLSDFWPHGATARAYDVLDEERGCADRSTFVVDRDGVLRWAVHSAVRDARDLDEQARVLTEVV
- a CDS encoding Nif3-like dinuclear metal center hexameric protein, whose amino-acid sequence is MTLRLSDLTALLDGWYDPAWAADWDAVGLVCGDPDQPVARVLLAVDPAPTVVAEAAEWGADLIVCHHPLLLTPVHGVAATTPKGRVLHGLIRSGTALFTAHTNADVPADGVNESLARAVGIVDPRVVVEEDGAAADERRATRGHGRIGRLAAPTTLRDFAARVDAALPGTAHGVRVAGDPDRTVETVVVGSGAGDFMLDTVLGTDADVYLTSDLRHHRAGEFLEHGGPALVDVAHWAAEWTWLPVVERKLLAATAALGDTVETRVSDIVTDPWTFRVDRPARR
- a CDS encoding ribonuclease catalytic domain-containing protein; this translates as MRVLHADGDTLRAGITAIQQDLGVHPEFPAEVEQAAQAAASSPRLPDLDRTDIPFVTIDPETSMDLDQALHIERDGTGYVVHYAIADVAAFVTPGDPVDEEANRRGETFYAADSKIPLHPKVLSEAAASLLPDQDRPALLWTIKVDADGEGTDVDVVRAVVRSRAKLDYAGIQKDLDAGTADELFVLLGEVGELRRKREAARGGVSLPLPEQEIDIDGERWSLTFRRMLPVEEWNAQISLLTGMAAASLMVYARVGLLRTLPPPDPRDLQRMHRTAKALHIEWPAELLYPDFIRSLHPEEPSHAAMIVASTRLLRGSGYVAFNGETPEQPEHSALASEYAHVTAPLRRLGDRYAGEVCLALCAGTEVPPVGARAARGAAPDVAGLGPPGTPVRARGARPGGGRRPAPQRRADLPGGRGAGRRRGPEAGRRGGAAARDRGARDLGRRAAAGHRRRGPPGPGRHRQQDRPLRALSTPRPGPK
- the map gene encoding type I methionyl aminopeptidase; translated protein: MSAVAPAVVSPRRAVPASIPRPEYVDRPAPAPYDGPEVKDAGTIERMRHAGRVAAQALQLVGSHVAPGITTDELDRIGHEFLVGQGAYPSTLGYRGFPKSLCTSVNEVVCHGIPDSRVVEDGDIVNIDITAYVDGVHGDTNATFLSGDVDEESRLLVERTEESLRRAIKAVRPGRYVNVLGRVIESYAKRFGYGVVRDFTGHGIGTAFHSGLIVPHYDAAPMYDILIEPGMTFTIEPMINLGTHEWEMWDDGWTVVTRDGSRSAQFEHTLLVTDDGAEILTLP
- a CDS encoding bifunctional RNase H/acid phosphatase, with the translated sequence MVSRSVLIEADGGSRGNPGAAAYGAVLLDAETREVIAERAEYLGVATNNVAEYSGLVAGLELYREHTPGARLEVRMDSKLVVEQMSGRWKIKHQDMRALAERARALAPAGTTYTWIPREQNKHADRILNAALDAQASGRPAQTAVEAQAPAQAPAASATEQRGWSPGGAATTLVLVRHGVTGHTLDKRFSGGLGGSDPGLVEEGRAQVRATGDWLAPLAGEIDTVVASPVRRTRESAEILAERLDKPLVVEPGLAEMEFGSWDGMTFAEIRERHPDDLDAWLGSLDHAPGGGESFRVVEKRVLAGLERLLAEYGGRTVLAVSHVTPIKVLVAHALGAPLESVYRMEMAPASVTVLSYFADGNAALRMFNARPTDAAFTGR
- a CDS encoding zinc ribbon domain-containing protein, which translates into the protein MRWRPGSATSSPTRGPSGWIDRPAGETIWTHTPLPYEENTLKADAFSQLKLLDVQELDARIDLLGHRLRSLPETQEIATLAAERAELVDHGRDATIKVEDLTREQRKADSDVEQVKTRRKRDQERMDQGLITNPKDLAHMQQELVSLTRRISELEDTELDVMEQLEAAQAEQSRIADRLAEIDARSAALVTSRDAAAAEITREAESVTAERKVTATGVPADLLALYEKVRAQKGGVGAAVLRARQCTGCSLQLNAHDLGVIAKAPLDEVIRCEECNRILVRTAESGI